The following are from one region of the Methylophilus sp. DW102 genome:
- a CDS encoding ShlB/FhaC/HecB family hemolysin secretion/activation protein produces MLQLLLRVMSCVCVLWSFAVCAEEAESTAPQPVNAWGAEVSDKTKVEETAAKDQFDIFEYVVNGNTVLSVTEVEKAVYPYLGEHRSIEDVEKARTALEQSFHEAGYLTVFVTIPEQEVNAGVVKLDVLEGKVERLSVVGSKYYSLGKIKQRVTEFKEGTVPHFPTVQKQIASVNINPDRVVAPVLRPGKSPGMVEVDLKVDDKFPLHASLEYNNRYTPNTTKTRLAGNLRYDNLWQSDHSVSFGFQVTPEDTNEVKVFSGTYVIPYAGDYWAAYAVMSESDISAVGDLNVIGNGNIYGLRYIHPMTSPVKSYNHNLTLGVDYKDFKQNTRRLGADLDSNPITYLPFLIGYTGSLITPESTTKLDLNFIFATKGLVSDDREFFARRSFARPNYSYLRGQFEHTQTLPQQWQWYGSIGGQVTGDALISNEQYFIGGLDTVRGFQESSALGDVGANFTTELRSPPLQKYAGSWVKEMRLLAFYDYGLARTRNPDIQPDDRFSQIERYILSSYGFGLDMKAAQGIFMRLDFARVLQSSWILDNGRTAPTKPAGMAESGDTRLHFKVGFDW; encoded by the coding sequence GTGTTGCAATTGTTGCTTCGTGTGATGAGTTGTGTGTGTGTCTTGTGGTCTTTTGCAGTCTGTGCAGAGGAGGCCGAGTCAACTGCGCCACAGCCCGTCAATGCCTGGGGGGCCGAAGTCAGTGATAAAACAAAGGTAGAGGAGACTGCAGCCAAGGATCAGTTTGATATTTTTGAATATGTCGTCAATGGCAATACCGTACTCAGTGTCACTGAGGTAGAAAAAGCGGTTTACCCCTATCTAGGTGAGCATCGCTCGATTGAGGATGTCGAGAAGGCACGTACTGCGCTAGAGCAGAGCTTTCATGAGGCAGGCTACCTGACAGTATTTGTGACCATCCCCGAGCAAGAGGTGAATGCAGGCGTCGTCAAGCTGGATGTGCTCGAGGGCAAGGTGGAGCGCTTGAGTGTGGTTGGTTCCAAGTATTACTCACTGGGTAAAATTAAGCAGCGTGTGACCGAGTTTAAAGAAGGGACTGTGCCGCACTTCCCCACCGTACAAAAACAAATTGCTTCGGTCAATATTAATCCTGATCGCGTGGTCGCACCGGTGCTGCGTCCGGGCAAGTCCCCAGGCATGGTTGAAGTCGATTTAAAAGTGGATGACAAATTTCCACTGCACGCCAGTCTTGAATACAACAACCGCTACACGCCTAACACCACCAAAACCCGCTTAGCGGGCAATCTCCGATACGACAACCTCTGGCAAAGCGATCATAGTGTGAGCTTCGGCTTTCAGGTGACGCCAGAAGATACCAATGAAGTCAAAGTGTTTTCAGGCACTTATGTGATCCCTTACGCTGGAGACTATTGGGCAGCATACGCCGTGATGTCAGAGAGTGATATCAGTGCCGTGGGCGACCTGAATGTGATTGGTAACGGTAACATTTATGGTTTGCGTTACATCCATCCTATGACGAGTCCTGTTAAGTCATACAACCATAATTTGACCCTCGGTGTGGACTACAAGGACTTTAAACAAAACACCCGTCGATTAGGCGCAGACTTAGATAGCAACCCTATCACTTATTTACCATTCTTGATTGGTTATACAGGTAGTCTGATTACGCCAGAAAGTACTACCAAGCTTGATCTGAACTTTATCTTCGCGACTAAAGGATTGGTGAGTGATGACAGAGAGTTTTTCGCCAGACGATCCTTCGCGCGTCCAAATTATTCTTACTTGCGAGGCCAGTTTGAGCACACGCAAACTTTGCCGCAGCAGTGGCAGTGGTATGGCTCTATAGGCGGACAGGTAACAGGCGATGCGTTGATTTCAAATGAGCAATATTTCATCGGTGGTCTGGATACGGTACGCGGATTTCAAGAGTCCAGTGCTCTGGGCGATGTCGGTGCCAATTTCACGACTGAGCTTAGGTCGCCCCCTTTGCAAAAATATGCCGGTTCCTGGGTAAAGGAAATGCGTTTGCTGGCTTTTTATGACTACGGTCTGGCCAGAACCCGCAATCCAGATATCCAGCCAGATGACAGGTTCTCCCAAATCGAGCGCTACATTTTGTCTTCTTATGGTTTTGGGCTGGATATGAAAGCGGCTCAAGGCATATTCATGCGTCTGGATTTTGCCCGTGTTTTGCAATCCAGCTGGATATTGGATAACGGACGTACTGCACCAACCAAGCCTGCTGGCATGGCTGAGAGTGGAGATACACGATTGCATTTTAAAGTCGGTTTTGATTGGTAG